One region of Mycolicibacterium lutetiense genomic DNA includes:
- the sufB gene encoding Fe-S cluster assembly protein SufB, producing MTITPETPLTQEETIASLGNYGYGWSDSDVAGASAQRGLSEAVVRDISAKKSEPEWMLEARLKALRTFDKKPMPNWGSNLEGIHFDNIKYFVRSSEKQAATWDDLPADIKNTYDRLGIPEAEKQRLVSGVAAQYESEVVYHSIREDLEALGVIFLDTDSALKEHPELFKQYFGTVIPAGDNKFSALNTAVWSGGSFIYVPPGVHVDIPLQAYFRINTENMGQFERTLIIADEGSYVHYVEGCTAPIYKSDSLHSAVVEIIVKPGARVRYTTIQNWSNNVYNLVTKRARAEAGATMEWIDGNIGSKVTMKYPAVWMTGEHAKGEVLSVAFAGEGQHQDTGAKMLHLAPNTSSNIVSKSVARGGGRASYRGLVQVNKGAHGSKSSVKCDALLVDTISRSDTYPYVDIREDDVTMGHEATVSKVSEDQLFYLMSRGLTEDEAMAMVVRGFVEPIAKELPMEYALELNRLIELQMEGAVG from the coding sequence ATGACCATCACGCCCGAAACGCCATTGACCCAGGAAGAGACCATCGCGTCGCTGGGTAACTACGGCTACGGCTGGTCGGACTCGGACGTCGCGGGCGCCAGTGCGCAGCGCGGCCTGTCGGAAGCCGTCGTGCGTGACATTTCGGCCAAGAAGAGCGAGCCGGAGTGGATGTTGGAGGCTCGGCTCAAGGCGCTACGTACCTTCGACAAGAAGCCGATGCCGAACTGGGGTTCCAACCTCGAGGGTATCCACTTCGACAACATCAAATACTTCGTGCGGTCCAGTGAGAAGCAGGCCGCCACGTGGGACGACCTGCCCGCCGACATCAAGAACACCTACGACCGGCTCGGCATCCCCGAGGCCGAGAAGCAGCGCCTGGTCTCCGGTGTCGCCGCACAGTACGAGTCCGAGGTGGTCTACCACTCGATCCGTGAGGACCTCGAAGCCCTCGGCGTCATCTTCCTGGACACCGACAGCGCGCTCAAGGAACACCCGGAGCTGTTCAAGCAGTACTTCGGCACGGTGATCCCGGCCGGGGACAACAAGTTCTCCGCGCTCAACACCGCAGTCTGGTCGGGTGGTTCGTTCATCTATGTGCCTCCGGGCGTGCACGTCGACATCCCGCTGCAGGCCTACTTCCGGATCAACACCGAGAACATGGGCCAGTTCGAGCGGACGTTGATCATCGCCGACGAGGGCTCCTACGTGCACTACGTCGAGGGTTGTACCGCGCCGATCTACAAGTCGGATTCGCTGCACTCGGCCGTGGTCGAGATCATCGTCAAGCCCGGCGCCCGCGTCCGCTACACGACCATCCAGAACTGGTCGAACAACGTCTACAACCTGGTGACCAAGCGTGCGCGCGCCGAGGCCGGCGCCACCATGGAGTGGATCGACGGAAACATCGGTTCCAAGGTCACCATGAAGTACCCGGCCGTCTGGATGACCGGTGAACATGCCAAGGGCGAGGTGCTCTCGGTGGCGTTCGCCGGCGAGGGTCAGCACCAGGACACCGGCGCCAAGATGCTGCACCTGGCACCCAACACGTCGAGCAACATCGTGTCGAAGTCGGTTGCTCGTGGCGGTGGCCGGGCGTCCTACCGCGGGCTGGTCCAGGTCAACAAGGGTGCGCACGGCAGCAAGTCGAGCGTGAAATGCGATGCGCTGCTGGTCGATACGATCAGCCGCAGCGACACCTACCCGTACGTCGACATCCGCGAGGACGACGTCACCATGGGCCATGAGGCCACGGTGTCCAAGGTCAGCGAGGATCAGCTGTTCTATCTGATGAGCCGCGGCCTGACCGAGGACGAGGCAATGGCGATGGTGGTGCGCGGCTTCGTCGAGCCCATCGCCAAGGAACTGCCCATGGAATACGCGCTTGAGCTGAACCGGCTCATCGAGCTGCAGATGGAAGGCGCGGTCGGTTAA
- a CDS encoding helix-turn-helix transcriptional regulator — MRRTTAGSASGAPMPVADVVPASDGHTRRSIIHLLLEGPITAGQIGDRLGISAAGVRRHLDALIEAGDAQASAAAAWQHSGRGRPAKRYRLTAAGRAKLGHTYDDLAVAAIRQLREIGGKDAVRTFARRRMDTILAGVTEGSGGVADTAERVADALTRAGYATTTNPVDGPIPGVQICQHHCPVSHVAEEFPELCETESEAFAEILGTHVQRLATIVNGDCACTTHVPTQSTASKQGAAT, encoded by the coding sequence CGTGCCGGCATCCGACGGACACACTCGGCGTTCGATCATTCACCTGTTGCTCGAGGGTCCGATCACCGCGGGGCAGATCGGCGACAGGCTCGGCATTTCGGCTGCCGGCGTGCGTCGGCACCTTGACGCCCTGATCGAAGCCGGTGATGCGCAGGCCAGTGCCGCCGCCGCGTGGCAGCACAGCGGCCGGGGCCGTCCGGCCAAGCGCTACCGGTTGACCGCCGCCGGGCGCGCCAAGCTCGGCCACACCTACGACGACCTCGCGGTCGCCGCGATTCGACAACTGCGTGAGATCGGCGGCAAGGATGCCGTGCGGACTTTCGCGCGCCGCCGGATGGACACCATCCTGGCCGGCGTCACCGAGGGGTCCGGCGGAGTCGCCGACACCGCAGAGCGTGTTGCGGACGCCTTGACCCGGGCGGGCTATGCCACCACGACGAATCCGGTGGACGGTCCGATTCCCGGGGTGCAGATCTGCCAGCACCACTGTCCGGTATCGCACGTCGCCGAGGAGTTCCCGGAGTTGTGTGAGACGGAGAGTGAGGCGTTCGCCGAGATCCTCGGCACCCACGTGCAGCGCCTGGCCACCATCGTCAACGGTGATTGTGCCTGCACCACTCACGTTCCAACCCAATCGACAGCGAGCAAGCAAGGAGCGGCGACATGA